In Haloterrigena turkmenica DSM 5511, a single genomic region encodes these proteins:
- a CDS encoding HD domain-containing protein, which yields MSNTDRDFESQVRDAFPELERIDDDDLRERVVEAWALGLERGGWRDVEDIPYAWNIHEITNVEHVRGVARIALETAREQREFHGADPDVDVIVAACLLHDVGKCYEYPDFVDDELLADPDPRYVSEEIPHSISGYALAHEVGCPLAVQRAIPHFLGEVPTRTLEAELVKSANSASSNAITQATMGITLQEWVEEYSQTS from the coding sequence ATGTCTAACACCGACCGCGACTTCGAGAGTCAGGTCCGCGACGCGTTTCCTGAACTCGAGCGGATCGACGACGACGACCTGCGCGAACGGGTCGTCGAAGCGTGGGCGCTCGGGTTAGAGCGGGGCGGCTGGCGAGACGTCGAGGACATCCCCTACGCCTGGAACATCCACGAGATCACGAACGTCGAACACGTTCGCGGCGTCGCGCGCATCGCGCTCGAGACCGCCCGCGAACAGCGGGAGTTCCACGGCGCCGATCCCGACGTCGACGTGATCGTCGCCGCGTGTCTCCTCCACGACGTCGGCAAGTGCTACGAGTATCCCGACTTTGTGGACGACGAACTGCTCGCTGACCCCGATCCGCGATACGTCAGCGAGGAGATTCCCCACTCCATCTCGGGGTACGCCCTCGCCCACGAGGTCGGCTGTCCGCTCGCCGTGCAACGCGCGATCCCGCACTTCCTCGGCGAGGTCCCCACGCGCACGCTCGAGGCCGAACTCGTCAAGAGCGCGAACTCCGCGTCGTCGAACGCCATCACGCAGGCGACGATGGGGATCACGCTCCAGGAGTGGGTCGAGGAGTACTCCCAGACCTCGTAG